A part of Geothrix oryzae genomic DNA contains:
- a CDS encoding putative signal transducing protein produces the protein MLKVFTAQHQAEAHLVEDLLRSNGIQAHVVGDVLLNTVPGSLVIPGTSPEVWILNSDQAEAAFDLIRDFSSGEPLPEEAGPSWTCPKCHEILESQFSECWNCGTSRPGDPSVV, from the coding sequence ATGCTGAAGGTATTCACGGCACAACATCAGGCTGAGGCACACCTCGTGGAAGACCTCCTTCGGTCGAACGGCATCCAGGCGCATGTGGTGGGGGATGTGCTGCTGAATACGGTTCCGGGATCGCTGGTCATCCCGGGCACTTCCCCCGAGGTGTGGATCTTGAACTCGGATCAAGCCGAGGCGGCCTTTGACCTGATTCGCGACTTTTCGTCCGGTGAGCCCCTTCCCGAAGAAGCAGGCCCCTCCTGGACCTGCCCGAAGTGCCACGAAATCCTGGAATCCCAGTTCTCCGAGTGCTGGAACTGCGGAACCTCAAGACCTGGCGACCCATCGGTGGTCTGA
- a CDS encoding aldo/keto reductase has translation MSGAGTTRRDLFKLGAATAAGLVATRLGAMDTLDALGAVEPVALKPSPKAPFNAATAMAMPTRNLGRTGHHVGLFSLGGQAAIEKPNNEQVAVPLIERALDLGVNYLDTSARYGGEARWSEQYFGQVMKRRRREAFLATKTHDRTADGSLRILETSLKLLQTDHVDLWQLHAMSTLDDVDRVCAKGGALEAFQKARDQKLVRFLGLSGHTDPEVLAEAIRRFPFDCVLMAFNAADTWHLPFKKTLLPLAVEKEMGIIGMKIPARGRILEGVQPPPPAQQRGTAKHDRPGTLTMKEAMRYTLSHPVSTVIIGVDNIAQLEENIRIARDFLPLNATQLESLEQKVKPVYGQASWYKRDAPANPGK, from the coding sequence ATGAGCGGCGCCGGTACCACCCGTCGGGACCTCTTCAAGCTCGGGGCCGCCACCGCGGCCGGTCTGGTCGCCACGCGGCTCGGGGCGATGGATACCCTGGATGCCCTCGGCGCCGTGGAGCCCGTGGCCCTGAAGCCCTCCCCCAAGGCGCCCTTCAATGCCGCCACGGCCATGGCCATGCCGACCCGCAACCTCGGGCGCACGGGACACCATGTGGGCCTCTTCAGCCTGGGTGGTCAAGCGGCCATCGAGAAGCCGAACAACGAGCAGGTGGCCGTGCCCCTCATCGAACGGGCCCTGGACCTGGGCGTGAACTACCTGGACACCTCGGCCCGCTACGGCGGCGAGGCCCGCTGGAGCGAGCAGTATTTCGGACAGGTGATGAAGCGGCGGCGCCGGGAGGCCTTCCTCGCCACCAAGACCCACGACCGCACCGCGGACGGCTCCCTGCGCATTCTGGAGACCTCGCTGAAGCTCCTGCAGACGGACCATGTGGACCTCTGGCAGCTGCACGCCATGAGCACCCTGGACGATGTGGATCGCGTCTGCGCCAAGGGCGGGGCGCTGGAGGCCTTCCAGAAAGCCCGGGACCAGAAGCTGGTGCGCTTCCTGGGCCTCAGCGGTCACACGGATCCCGAAGTGCTGGCAGAGGCCATCCGGCGCTTCCCCTTCGACTGCGTGCTCATGGCCTTCAACGCCGCCGACACCTGGCACCTGCCCTTCAAGAAGACGCTGCTGCCCTTGGCCGTGGAAAAGGAGATGGGCATCATCGGCATGAAGATCCCGGCCCGTGGGCGCATCCTCGAAGGTGTCCAGCCGCCGCCCCCCGCCCAGCAGCGGGGCACCGCCAAGCACGACCGGCCCGGCACCCTCACCATGAAGGAGGCCATGCGCTACACCCTCAGCCACCCCGTGAGCACCGTCATCATCGGCGTGGACAACATCGCCCAGCTCGAAGAGAACATCCGCATCGCGCGGGACTTCCTGCCCCTGAACGCCACGCAGCTGGAATCGTTGGAGCAGAAGGTGAAGCCTGTCTACGGGCAGGCGTCGTGGTACAAGCGGGATGCACCGGCGAACCCTGGAAAATGA
- a CDS encoding MarC family protein, with protein sequence MAVFLNTMLFAFLALFPILNPPAMAPVFLQLTGGVKEAQRNHLAALIGFYTWAFLSSLLIIGGWTLKLLGISIPVIAIAGGLLLFHSAWRMLNRDPKLSESDKEQLKTYLLDKAFFPLTMPLTAGPGAIAVTLSLVPRGPSWHPKTLASFLATSCGIALAALTVFLFYRYGTKAIRKLGPTGEATLSQLSAFVLLAIGVQIVWSGLSELIRGL encoded by the coding sequence GTGGCCGTCTTCCTGAACACCATGCTGTTCGCCTTCCTGGCGCTCTTCCCCATCCTGAACCCGCCGGCCATGGCCCCGGTCTTCCTGCAGCTGACCGGCGGCGTGAAGGAGGCCCAGCGCAACCACCTGGCGGCGCTCATCGGCTTCTACACCTGGGCCTTCCTCTCTTCGCTGCTCATCATCGGGGGCTGGACGCTCAAGCTCCTGGGCATCTCCATCCCCGTCATCGCCATCGCGGGCGGACTGCTGCTCTTCCACAGCGCCTGGCGCATGCTCAACCGGGATCCCAAGCTGAGCGAATCCGACAAGGAGCAGCTGAAGACCTACCTGCTCGACAAGGCCTTCTTCCCTCTCACCATGCCCCTGACCGCCGGGCCGGGCGCCATCGCCGTGACCCTCAGCCTGGTGCCGCGGGGCCCCTCATGGCATCCGAAGACCCTGGCCAGCTTCCTCGCCACCAGCTGCGGCATCGCGCTGGCGGCCCTCACGGTCTTCCTGTTCTACCGCTACGGCACCAAGGCCATCCGCAAGCTGGGGCCTACCGGCGAGGCGACCCTGTCCCAGCTGTCGGCCTTCGTCCTGCTGGCCATCGGAGTCCAGATCGTCTGGAGCGGCCTGAGCGAGCTGATCCGCGGCCTATAG
- a CDS encoding nucleoside 2-deoxyribosyltransferase, with translation MDLYFSCSLTGGRRDQPAYAALVAHLQALGHCVLTAHLASESVAAADGGLAPEAVFERDTAWLRGCDAVIAEVSTPSHGVGFEIAYALERGKPVLCLAREGVRVSKMLTGIRRSGFSFQPYATLEEALTRVGGFLAEPGR, from the coding sequence GTGGACCTCTACTTCTCCTGTTCCCTGACCGGCGGTCGCCGGGACCAGCCCGCCTACGCGGCGCTGGTGGCGCACCTGCAGGCCCTGGGCCACTGCGTGCTGACGGCGCACCTCGCGTCGGAGTCGGTGGCCGCCGCGGACGGGGGACTGGCGCCCGAGGCCGTCTTCGAGCGGGACACCGCCTGGCTGCGCGGCTGTGACGCGGTCATCGCGGAGGTCAGCACGCCCTCCCATGGCGTGGGCTTCGAGATCGCCTACGCCCTGGAGCGCGGCAAGCCGGTGCTCTGCCTGGCCCGGGAGGGCGTCCGCGTCAGCAAGATGCTCACGGGGATCCGCCGTTCGGGCTTCAGCTTCCAGCCCTACGCGACGCTGGAGGAGGCCCTGACCCGGGTGGGCGGCTTCCTGGCCGAGCCCGGGCGCTGA
- a CDS encoding S46 family peptidase: MRLSALVLLLATLPALRADEGMWTFDNIPTQKIKAKYGVDLDAAWLKNLQLATVRFPGGTGAFVSKDGLVVTNHHVGRGAIAQVSNAKADLVKDGFTAARRADEIKVPGLELMMLVSMRDVTARVNGAVKPGMADKDALTARRNALGEIRKTEEAKTGFTCEPVTLYQGGEYWIYRYKKFSDVRLVAAPELQVAAFGGDPDNYTYPRHNLDFALFRVYEDGRPYRPEAILPFSAKGTAMGELTFISGHPGTTFRQQTHAQMIYARDTGIPFQLRTLERQKKALQAFSATSPEAHRLAAEAIYGIENGYKRLSGQLLGLAKAENLRKVEDAEASLKAAVAKDAELQARAGGSWDRVAQAVDRQKALLKEVAYIDARRVALLGHALTLVRLADEEAKPSAQRLNEFTEGNLKATKARLLSPRPVQKPIDATLLAAGLQEAARELGAEHPFVKAMLGGQTPEAVAKAAVEGTKLEDPAVRKQLAEGGKAALEASTDPMILLAKRLDPFNRAVRKQMEDEVTSVFTEHGGRIAEARFKVFGKTLYPDATFTLRLGYGPVATYANGTGTKAQPFTTYMGMYDRHLGWGGNAAAAEEGAWTLPPRWLKRQSKLDLATPFNFIYACDTVGGNSGSPVVNAKGEFVGINFDSVFEGQGGYYIYDADTKRAVATDARAILEALKKIMDAGHLVQELTGK; this comes from the coding sequence ATGCGCCTCTCCGCCCTCGTCCTGCTCCTTGCCACCCTGCCCGCCCTGCGCGCGGACGAAGGCATGTGGACCTTCGACAACATCCCGACCCAGAAGATCAAGGCGAAGTACGGCGTGGACCTGGACGCCGCCTGGCTGAAGAACCTGCAGCTGGCGACGGTGCGCTTCCCCGGGGGCACAGGCGCCTTCGTGAGCAAGGACGGTCTGGTGGTGACGAACCACCATGTGGGCCGGGGCGCCATCGCCCAGGTGTCGAACGCGAAGGCCGACCTGGTGAAGGACGGCTTCACCGCCGCCCGCCGGGCCGACGAGATCAAGGTGCCGGGCCTCGAGCTGATGATGCTGGTCTCCATGAGGGATGTGACGGCCCGGGTGAACGGCGCCGTGAAACCCGGCATGGCGGACAAGGATGCCCTCACGGCCCGGCGGAACGCCCTGGGCGAGATCCGCAAGACCGAGGAAGCGAAGACCGGCTTCACCTGCGAGCCCGTCACCCTCTACCAGGGCGGCGAGTACTGGATCTACCGCTACAAGAAGTTCAGCGATGTGCGTCTCGTCGCCGCGCCCGAGCTGCAGGTGGCGGCCTTCGGCGGGGATCCGGACAACTACACCTACCCCCGCCACAACCTCGATTTCGCCCTCTTCCGCGTCTACGAGGACGGGCGGCCCTACCGGCCCGAGGCCATCCTGCCCTTCAGCGCGAAGGGCACCGCCATGGGCGAGCTGACCTTCATCTCGGGCCACCCCGGCACCACCTTCCGCCAGCAGACCCACGCCCAGATGATCTACGCGCGGGACACGGGCATCCCCTTCCAGCTCCGGACCCTGGAGCGCCAGAAGAAGGCCCTGCAGGCCTTCTCGGCCACTTCGCCCGAGGCGCACCGCCTCGCCGCCGAAGCGATCTACGGCATCGAGAATGGCTACAAGCGTCTCAGCGGCCAGCTGCTGGGCCTCGCCAAGGCCGAGAACCTCCGCAAGGTGGAAGACGCCGAGGCCTCCCTGAAGGCGGCTGTGGCGAAGGACGCCGAGCTGCAGGCCCGTGCGGGCGGCAGTTGGGATCGCGTCGCCCAGGCCGTGGACCGCCAGAAAGCCCTGCTCAAGGAGGTCGCCTACATCGACGCCCGCCGGGTGGCCCTGCTGGGCCACGCGCTCACGCTGGTGCGGCTGGCCGACGAGGAAGCCAAGCCCTCGGCCCAGCGCCTCAACGAGTTCACCGAGGGCAACCTCAAGGCCACCAAGGCGCGGCTCCTGTCGCCGCGCCCCGTGCAGAAGCCCATCGACGCGACCCTGCTGGCCGCGGGCCTCCAGGAGGCCGCGCGGGAACTCGGTGCGGAGCACCCCTTCGTGAAGGCGATGCTGGGCGGCCAGACCCCGGAGGCCGTGGCCAAGGCCGCGGTGGAAGGTACGAAGCTGGAGGATCCCGCCGTGCGGAAGCAGCTCGCGGAAGGCGGCAAGGCCGCGCTCGAGGCCAGCACCGACCCCATGATCCTGCTGGCGAAGCGGCTGGATCCCTTCAACCGCGCCGTCCGCAAGCAGATGGAGGACGAGGTCACCAGCGTGTTCACCGAGCACGGCGGGCGCATCGCCGAGGCCCGGTTCAAGGTCTTCGGGAAGACGCTCTACCCGGATGCCACCTTCACCCTGCGGCTGGGCTACGGGCCCGTGGCCACCTACGCCAACGGGACCGGCACCAAGGCCCAGCCCTTCACCACCTATATGGGCATGTATGACCGGCATCTGGGCTGGGGCGGCAACGCCGCGGCCGCCGAGGAGGGTGCCTGGACCCTGCCGCCGCGCTGGCTCAAGCGGCAGTCGAAGCTGGACCTCGCGACCCCCTTCAACTTCATCTACGCCTGCGACACCGTGGGCGGCAACAGCGGCAGCCCCGTGGTGAACGCCAAGGGCGAGTTCGTCGGCATCAACTTCGACAGCGTGTTCGAAGGGCAGGGCGGCTACTACATCTACGACGCCGACACCAAGCGCGCCGTGGCCACCGATGCCCGCGCCATCCTCGAGGCCCTGAAGAAGATCATGGATGCGGGGCATCTCGTCCAAGAGCTGACCGGGAAGTAG